One genomic region from Bacillus rossius redtenbacheri isolate Brsri chromosome 6, Brsri_v3, whole genome shotgun sequence encodes:
- the LOC134533496 gene encoding uncharacterized MFS-type transporter C09D4.1-like yields the protein MSGDYRPVGKPGDAPAAGTECRAYPRRWLVLAVFAGASAANASHWISLAIVGNVVGEHYGVTPAAVEWTSMVFMVTYVPLVLPAAGILDKWGLRRSLLLGAAGTALGAWLKVLGTARDHFWVVLAGQTVVASSQVFILSVPPRLAAVWFPAHQVSSACSVGVFGNQLGIAAGFLLPPLVVKRHDDAEATGWDLALLYYGMAGLSSLCLVLVLLFFSERPATPPSPTQLLKLSAAETPGFWGSLRRLLGNPGYVHLTLSYGLLVGVFFALSTLLNQVILFYFEDGEELAGQVGLLMILAGMLGSVVSGLVLDKTHRFKETALCVYFMSLVGMCAFTLTLDWDSRLAVFATSGLLGFFMTGYLPLGFEFAAELTYPEPETTSGALLSASTQVFGVALTSAYSWAVGGAGVLWANIGLCCALLLGLALTWAIRPDLRRLAAARPPGDKLLSA from the exons ATGTCGGGCGACTACAGGCCGGTGGGCAAGCCGGGCGACGCCCCGGCCGCGGGGACTGAGTGCCGGGCCTACCCGCGCCGCTGGCTCGTGCTGGCGGTCTTCGCTGGCGCGTCCGCGGCCAACGCCTCGCACTGGATCTCGCTGGCCATCGTGGGCAACGTGGTGGGCGAGCACTACGGCGTGACGCCCGCCGCCGTCGAGTGGACTTCCATGGTGTTCATGGTGACGTACGTGCCGCTGGTGCTGCCGGCCGCCGGCATCCTCGACAAGTGG GGTCTGAGGAGGTCCCTGCTGCTGGGAGCGGCGGGCACGGCGCTGGGCGCCTGGCTCAAGGTGCTGGGGACGGCCAGGGACCACTTCTGGGTCGTCCTCGCTGGACAGACCGTCGTGGCCAGCTCGCAGGTGTTCATCCTCAGCGTGCCCCCGCGCCTCGCCGCCGTCTGGTTCCCCGCGCACCAGGTGTCCTCCGCCTGCTCCGTCGGCGTCTTCGGCAACCAG CTGGGCATCGCCGCGGGCTTCCTGCTGCCCCCCCTGGTCGTGAAGCGGCACGACGACGCGGAGGCCACGGGCTGGGACCTGGCGCTCCTCTACTACGGCATGGCGGGCCTCAGCTCCTTGTGCCTCGTCCTCGTGCTGCTGT TTTTCAGCGAGCGGCCGGCCACGCCGCCCAGCCCCACGCAGCTCCTCAAGCTGTCTGCGGCGGAGACGCCGGGCTTCTGGGGGTCGCTGAGGCGCCTGCTCGGCAACCCGGGCTACGTCCACCTCACGCTCTCCTACGGCCTCTTGGTGGGGGTGTTTTTCGCGCTGTCCACGCTGCTCAACCAGGTCATCCTCTTCTACTTCGAG GACGGGGAAGAGCTGGCCGGACAGGTGGGGCTCCTGATGATCCTCGCCGGGATGCTGGGCTCTGTGGTCAGCGGGCTCGTGCTCGACAAGACGCACAGGTTCAA GGAGACAGCCTTGTGCGTGTACTTCATGTCGCTGGTCGGGATGTGCGCCTTCACCCTCACCCTGGACTGGGACTCCAGGCTTGCCGTGTTCGCCACCTCCGGCCTGCTGGG GTTCTTCATGACGGGCTACCTGCCGCTGGGCTTCGAGTTCGCGGCCGAGCTGACGTACCCGGAGCCGGAGACGACGTCGGGCGCGCTGCTGAGCGCCTCCACGCAGGTGTTCGGCGTGGCGCTCACCTCGGCGTACAGCTGGGCCGTGGGCGGCGCGGGCGTGCTGTGGGCCAACATCGGGCTGTGCTGCGCGCTGCTGCTCGGGCTGGCCCTCACGTGGGCCATCAGGCCGGACCTGCGCCGCCTGGCCGCCGCCAGGCCCCCGGGCGACAAGCTGCTGTCCGCCTAG